The sequence tgcatgttttgttttattttgcttagtaacttattttgttctgtctattattacttggaaccacttaaatcctactttttatacttaatacaatcacttttgtttattaattaacccagagtaagtgattaatacctgggggagaaaacagctgtgcatctctctctatcagtgtcatagagggcggacaatttacgagtttaccctgtatacgcttaATAcacagtaaaacagatttatttggggtttggagccTATTGGAAGCTTGGTGTCTGGATGGTGGAAACTGGttacctgctgagtggttttaagttaaagcctgcagctttgagggtgtggttcagaccctgggtctgtgttgcagcaggcttgcgtgtccggctcaacaagacagggttctggagtcccaagccatcagggaaaacaggctcagaggtagtttcagaacatcaggtgacagtcccaagggggtctctgtgaccgaacccgtcacaggaGGGACAGGCAGCagaaagaaaagtgaaactgtttgagcagcatattccagaagtcttgaggtctttctgagtgtagccttcattaatttaagatctaccataccattctctcactagaagggaaaacctataatggcagcaggttgGGGAgtgggtagctcagtggtttgagcattggcctactaaacccagggttgtgaattcaatccttgagggggccacttggggatctggggcaaaatcagtacttggtcctgctagtgaaggcagggggctggactggatgacctttcaaagtcccttccagttctaggagatgggatatctctgttaattattatatattatgtcataagagacccagtttgggaataagaaccatacaagaaatatatgtttgctgatgacatTTTAAAGAACGTCACATTGGTGGAATTAgtggaagtcacttaaacacttggattcagagactgttgaagtgataatctcacttttaacagcagtagcttcttctgccagagtagaaagaatattttcttcctttagaaTAAttaattccaaattgagaaatcgtttgggacctgaaaaagcaggaaagcttgtttttcttttccagattatgaacaaacaagaaaatgaaggtgaagacgactaaGTTAGccgcagaagccaatattttaagtttctcatgttgacctggctgatataattgatgaaatattttttaaaaatatttcatttaactattttagttaaaaacaattttaacaaaaacaaacctgattttaaaaaacttgaatgtttaactcaattcaaaaattcatatgcttgttttgtaaaaatattgtatgtttgctgttgaagaaaaaaaatgcagaatacataacgttgttgctttagttaaataaaacaatttaaatgtctgtctggtgatgttctcctcctcatACAgtgtggcaagaaaatcctccaaatattaatgattaacctgttgaattggagatagttcacctcccaatgacttcataaatatctgcttcaattacctttggtaaatgaaataaccaatcattcattttctgatatggctataaaactaatctgaaaagatttcaaaataaatcacttaatgtATAGTGTgtaaccttctaaaaatgaaatctacaTCTATCTCTTAGTTGTGAAGAatgtgtattaaggttataacaaccaacaagaatgcacttttaatcatggatttctacataaatcGATTCTTCccgactagtgatttaaatcaatttgatttaaatcaaatccaccctggttagACAGACCATTGTAACACATTAAGAACATAGTTTTTCTTCAtcacatttgtatttaaaaagatgGCATGAGCAGTTCCTGCGTTGTCTTTCAATCACATGTACCAGGCTGTCCCGCCCTCAGCCCAATCCATGCTGAGACAGGACTGCAAATCCCACCTCTAGATGTCACCCAAGAGTCACCCGTTGGCTGGAACTGAGGTAGGTGTGTGAGGTGGTTCCCGGCTGGGTCCCATCTAGAGGGGTGTGAGGGTGTCCCGGCTGCATCCCAGCCAGATGCGTGAGTGTGGGATAGAAAGCAAAAGGCCTGGCTGGATCCCACctacagggggtggaggtggcagtggGGGTGCTCCCAAATGGAGTAGGCTGTGACCATCTGCTCTAAATTCCGCCAGCTGTTTGCTCTTCCGCACATTACTCAGCCaagtccccttccctgccccacacagtCTCTCTGCAGGCATCATGGGCACAGGACCACTCCCTGGTCCACACGTGCTGGTGCTGTGCCAGGCCCACTGGCTGCCAGAAGCTCCTGAGGCCCTGGccttggcagaggggcactgctgtgcGTGATTTGGTGCTGGATGAGGTTGGCCAACCTAGCAAAGTGCTTGCCACAGTCAGCACAGTGGTGCGGCCCCTCCACGGTGTGCGTGCGCTGATGGACTCTCAGGTGTGAAATCTGTACAAAGCCCTTGCCGCAGTCAGCACAGCGATgtggccgctccccggtgtgcgtACGCTGATGGACTATCAGGTTTGAGATCTGTCCAAAGCACTTGCCGCAGTCAGCACAGCGGtgcggccgctccccggtgtgcgtgCGCTGATGTCTTCTCAGGATTGAGCTCTGTATAAAGCACTTGCCGCAGTCGGCACAGAGATGAGGCCGCTCCCCAGTGTGTGTGCGCTGGTGTCTGCTGAGGCTTGAGCTGCGTGTAAAGCCCTTGCCACAGTCAGCACAGCAGTGCGGCCGCTCCCTggtgtgcgtgcgctggtgtCTTCTCAGGATTGAGCCCTGTCCAAAGCACTTGCCGCAGTCAGCACAGCGGtgcggccgctccccggtgtgtgtGCGCTGATGTCTACTGAGGCTTGAGCTCTGTGCAAAGCCCTTGCCGCAGTCTACACGGTGGTGCGGCCGCTCCCTGGTGTGCGTAAGCTGGTGAATTCTCAGGACTGAGGACTGTCTGAAGCTCCTCCCACAGGCAGCACAGTGGTACGGCCTCTCCCCAATATGTATGCGCCGGTGCTGGGTCAGCGCGGAGGGGTTGCTGAATCTCTTGCCGCAGTCGATGCAGTGATGGGGACGCCGGCCAATGGGGAGTCTCTGGTGTGTAGCCAGATCCGGTCTCTGGCTGAGTTTACCCCGGGGAGGGACTGCGTCCTGTTCATGGATCCCTCTGTGGGATGTGGGATCCGGCTTTCCTGCCGTGCTCTCCCCACATTCAACCTGTGCCCTTGTTCCTCCAGGGATCTGGATCCCTGCTGGAAAGAGCAGAGGCAACCCCGATGTTAGCACACAGTAAAGGCTACAGGTTTATCAAGGACAGGAAAATGTCACGGATGAAGCGATTTCACCCTGCAATGGCGGCTGCTGGCCCACAGGGTTGGACCCAACAACTCACTCTGGGCATTGAGACCTGGCCTGCGGGGTTACAGTGCCACTCAGATttacccccgcccccagtgatAACCGTGGGGGAAGCGGGCCCAGCTTCAGTGAATGGCATTGCCACCCATATCCACTCTGCCCCAGACTGGGGTTagggctgcagcgctggggggaaGGTGCTTCTTTGGGTGGGTAGTGTCCCCtgggcagggcgaggaggagggcAGGTTTTGTTAAAAATCACGGAGCCGTCACAGTAAATTTAGCGATCTGTGACTTTTACTCATTTACTGTAACTGCTCTGTAATTACTGATACGAAATGCCGACACAAATCTGCAGCCTGACTCAGGGTGATTCTACCCTATGGTGTTTGTGCAACGGCCACCGCCTGCTCCCATGTGTGCCACGCACCTCTTGGGTCTCATTTTATGCTTAAAATGTAGCTTGCCCAGGATACacccagtgcctggcacaacggggccctcaTCCAGAACTAGGGCCTCAAAGTGCTAACCAACCAGGTCTGGGGTTTGTTTTCACActgattttggttttatttca is a genomic window of Malaclemys terrapin pileata isolate rMalTer1 chromosome 4, rMalTer1.hap1, whole genome shotgun sequence containing:
- the LOC128836132 gene encoding oocyte zinc finger protein XlCOF6.1-like, which gives rise to MRRETGAPAAGREVAAQRKRLEPEPSPVMAAAGLAQLQVAFEDVALYFTREEWELLTRPEKQLYQDQMLRNYQALVFLAGIQIPGGTRAQVECGESTAGKPDPTSHRGIHEQDAVPPRGKLSQRPDLATHQRLPIGRRPHHCIDCGKRFSNPSALTQHRRIHIGERPYHCAACGRSFRQSSVLRIHQLTHTRERPHHRVDCGKGFAQSSSLSRHQRTHTGERPHRCADCGKCFGQGSILRRHQRTHTRERPHCCADCGKGFTRSSSLSRHQRTHTGERPHLCADCGKCFIQSSILRRHQRTHTGERPHRCADCGKCFGQISNLIVHQRTHTGERPHRCADCGKGFVQISHLRVHQRTHTVEGPHHCADCGKHFARLANLIQHQITHSSAPLPRPGPQELLAASGPGTAPARVDQGVVLCP